A window of Cohnella herbarum contains these coding sequences:
- a CDS encoding MGH1-like glycoside hydrolase domain-containing protein, which yields MATVLQKLRDKDSQGISMQRNSNIAQSFQAEFARLGVKFASSPARLEKVFDHAVAKLGDCIKPDGQGRPILQEGGVYHGCWLESTGTINAEILARYCPDTAQSTFAQFAELQREDGLIPYKVTADGAVFKQIQLVTPPARSAWNHYMLNGRDRVFLNKMYTSLARFDDWLAQYRDTRGTGCVEAFCTFDTGHDLSPRFWHVPDTPEQDDPKRYDPHSPILPLLAPDLTASVYCSRSYLSRMARELGQDDIAQVWKNKAAATLRSLNAHCLDESDGFFYDVDNNGRFNRIQSDVLLRVLACEVGDDDFFASSLSRYLLNTRKFFAKYPLTSIAMDDPRFDPFTSYNTWGGAVNFLSLIRAPHAFESHGRHVELTWIMQPIISAISRMTRFGQCLSPWTGEEGYTETYSPAILCVLDYIERLSGIVPTPDGELWFTGLLPQTLDHGQKLADETAYCRTVDGIGFELHNTRSECSIYQDGRLKYRFPAGVRIATDRSGLLRNIVGMSVRPVEGIVRLEEREIPFRIAGNEVLRFEEGSFVIESAPGVILPTYE from the coding sequence ATGGCCACAGTATTGCAGAAATTGCGGGACAAGGATTCGCAAGGCATATCGATGCAGCGGAACTCTAATATCGCTCAGTCGTTTCAAGCTGAATTTGCCCGCTTGGGCGTTAAATTCGCTTCTTCGCCCGCTCGATTGGAGAAAGTATTCGATCACGCCGTCGCCAAACTCGGGGATTGCATCAAGCCGGACGGCCAGGGTAGGCCTATCCTGCAGGAAGGAGGCGTCTATCACGGTTGCTGGCTGGAAAGCACCGGTACGATCAATGCGGAAATTTTGGCGCGATATTGCCCGGACACGGCTCAGTCCACGTTCGCGCAGTTTGCCGAGCTGCAGCGCGAGGATGGCTTGATTCCGTATAAAGTGACGGCGGACGGCGCCGTCTTTAAGCAAATTCAATTGGTCACGCCTCCGGCCAGGAGCGCGTGGAATCACTATATGTTGAACGGGCGGGATCGCGTTTTCTTGAACAAAATGTATACATCGCTTGCGCGGTTCGACGACTGGCTGGCGCAGTATCGCGATACGAGAGGTACGGGATGCGTGGAAGCATTCTGTACGTTCGATACCGGGCACGACTTGTCGCCGCGATTCTGGCACGTGCCGGATACGCCGGAGCAGGACGATCCTAAGCGTTACGATCCGCATTCGCCGATCTTGCCGCTGCTCGCCCCGGATCTAACGGCAAGCGTGTATTGCAGTCGGAGTTACTTGTCCCGGATGGCTCGCGAACTAGGGCAGGACGACATAGCCCAAGTATGGAAAAACAAAGCCGCCGCGACGCTGCGAAGTCTGAACGCTCATTGCTTGGATGAGTCGGACGGCTTCTTCTATGACGTGGACAACAACGGTAGGTTTAATCGTATTCAGTCCGACGTCCTCTTGCGCGTGCTTGCCTGCGAGGTCGGAGACGACGATTTCTTCGCTTCTTCGCTATCACGTTACTTGCTGAATACCCGTAAATTTTTCGCAAAATACCCGTTAACGTCGATCGCCATGGATGATCCCCGCTTCGATCCGTTTACGAGCTACAACACGTGGGGCGGCGCCGTTAATTTCTTAAGCTTGATCCGGGCTCCGCATGCCTTCGAAAGTCATGGACGTCATGTGGAGCTCACCTGGATTATGCAACCGATTATTTCCGCGATCTCGCGGATGACCCGATTCGGTCAATGTCTGAGTCCTTGGACGGGCGAAGAAGGATATACCGAGACTTATTCTCCGGCGATTTTGTGCGTTCTGGATTATATCGAGCGGTTGAGCGGTATCGTGCCGACGCCGGATGGCGAGCTCTGGTTTACAGGTTTGCTTCCGCAGACGTTGGACCATGGACAAAAGTTAGCGGATGAAACGGCGTATTGCCGAACCGTAGACGGAATCGGATTTGAACTTCATAACACGCGGTCGGAATGCTCGATCTATCAAGACGGCCGATTGAAATACCGGTTTCCCGCAGGCGTTCGGATCGCTACCGATCGCTCGGGGCTATTGCGCAACATTGTCGGCATGTCCGTTCGACCGGTCGAAGGAATCGTTCGGTTGGAGGAACGGGAGATCCCGTTTCGCATCGCGGGCAACGAGGTTTTACGATTCGAAGAAGGAAGTTTCGTAATCGAATCGGCTCCGGGCGTCATCCTCCCGACCTATGAATAG